From the Vicingaceae bacterium genome, the window TGGCTCTTGTGCAAGGGCAATTACCCGCACATGATTCCATCGAACTTCACCAATCCTGTATGTAGGATCAGCCGTAAAAGCAAAATCATGAACATTTTCTGCATGATAAATCCATGTTTTTCTCTTTGTCGAATCATAAGGAATAATCACAGAAGGTTCTCCTCCCCATTTCTTCCTGAAATTTTTCAGGTCGAGTTTCATTCGCAAACTGTCAGGCAAAACTTCTTTTTCATTTTGTAAAATGCCGGTAGCTTCCACCACAAAATCGGCTGAAAAATTGAGCCTCACATCAAACGTCCCAAAATCACCATAAAATTCGTGTCCAAGATGTTGATCGGTCGTCCATCCAAACTTCCTGTCATAAACCGATATTCTCGGATACCAATGAACCCCGTCATAATGCTTATATCCCCAGGCATTAAATGTCTTCATTCTCCTCCGTATGTTTCCATAACCATCAAAGTAAGTTTTAAAGTCAATGTCAAACACGATTTCATCACCGGGCGGCAATGGCCTCGGTAGATATACCTTCAGCACAGTATTATCCAACTCCGTTTTCACATCCCGATTTTCAACCTTCAAGGCCAAAATCTCTGTTCCTTTACCTTGCGACTCATAAGGCCCATATTTTGGCAAATTATAATTTCTGCGGTTTAAATCGTCATAATACGATCCGGGCTGAAAAGCATTCTGATACAAATGAAAAAAAACAAATCTCAGCGTATCCGGCGAATTGTTTGTGTATATCAAGCGTTCCTTGGCAGTTATGATATCGGTTTTCTCGTCAATGTAGGCATCTATGATATAATGAACATCTTGTTGCCAATAACCCGGTACAGGCAAGCGATTTTTCCAATAATAAGGATTTTCCCTTGTAGGATATTTATTTGGCGGAACAGGAAAATTTACGGTCAATTCTTGACCCAATACCCTCGATTGAAATAATACCATCAAAAAAACAAGCCATACAATAATCCTCTTTTTCATTTCTCTGATTTAGATGCGCTAAATTATGGATAAAAAATTTAGTATAACATCTCCACTTAACAAAAACCATCAAAAAATTCCATCCATCCTTTGACATTTCAAGTGTTCATTCCACTCATCTCACCAAATTTAGTCCACTGCAAGTCAACGATTCAAATCCTGCCTCAACGATGTCGCTTTTTCAATTCATTGTCAATTTAATTTTTATGGGCACGCACGGCCTTCGCTACTATTCCTCGCCCCTCAGCCAAACGGCCGGCATGGGCTGCCGGCGATCCTCCTACCGTCGGCTGCCGGCCGCCCTGCCGGCCGGGCTTCGTGGCTGCGGGATATCCGCTCAGTCCGGCTGCCGTTTTTCATTTATTTGCATTTGATTCTCACCATGGAAAATAAATCTCTATTCTTACCGGCAACATCATTCTGAATTTTCCGATTTAATCTTTTCAGGGCATCTGAAATTTTTTATGACAACCAAGCAATGTTCCTCTTAATTTTACAATCTAATTTTATACAGATATGAAAAAAATTTTTCTTCTAAGCGACACACATGGCTTTATTGATCCACATTTCATAAAACACATGCAATCTGCCGATGAAATTTGGCACGCAGGAGATATTGGCAATGCCGGCATCCTGGACCAACTCAACAAAATCAAACCCGTCAGAGCTGTTTATGGAAATATTGACGGCAATGATGTCCGGAAATTATGCAAAGAATATGAATTTATCGAACTCGACGGCTTCAGTTTTCTGTTGATTCACATTGCCGGAACATTTGGCAAATACAACAACAAAACTCAAACACTCATCAAGCAATATAAACCCCAAGCACTCATTTGCGGCCATTCGCATATTCTCAAAGTGGCTTATGACAAGAAATTTGACCTTTTATACATCAATCCCGGAGCTGCCGGAAATTATGGTTTTCATAAACAAAAAACTGCGCTTACATTCACTTGTCATGACGGTAAAATCACCAATCTTTCCATTATTGAAATAAACCGCCAATGTTAACAATTCAATTATTCATACATCTACTAATTTTAGACAAACCACCCCTTTTGAACAATCAATGTTAAAAATTATTCTTTAAAAATAATTTTCCGGGCAACTTTTTCAATAACTTTACGTTTAAATATTATAAACCCATTAAACCTACAATTATGAATACCGAAGAAATGAAAGAATTGCTCACCAACGAAAATGTCATTGCAGCCATTATTACGTCGGTCATATTGTTGGCTGTCGGAATTTGGATTTGGATTAAAGGCCGCAAAAAAAAATTAAGTAACGACAGTATTTAACCGTTACTTATTGTGGCAGTACTTTTTTCAAATCAATTTGTTGGCGATCAAATATTCTGCAATTTGAATGGCATTGGTGGCTGCACCTTTTCTCAAATTGTCGGCAACTATCCACAGATTCAACGAATTTGGCCAACTATAATCCCTTCTTATCCGTCCGACAAAAACCTCATCCTTGTCTTTGCTGTATAAAGGCATCGGATAAACATTCATCTCCGGTTGATCTTTGACCACAACTCCGGGAGTATTTTTCAATATTTCGTATATTTCTTCTAAATGAAAATCTTTTTCAAACGTAATGTTCACACTCTCAGAATGCCCTCCGATAACAGGCACCCTGACCGCAGTGGCCGTAACGGCAATCGAATCGTCTCCCATGATTTTTTTGGTCTCATTCACCATTTTCATTTCTTCTTTTGTATATCCGTTATCCATAAACACGTCGATATGTGGCAACAAGTTCAGGTCTATCGGATAAGGATAAGCCATTTCTCCCTTTTTACCCGATCTTTCATTCATCAATTGATCCACAGCATTTTTACCGGTTCCCGTCACACTTTGATAAGTAGACACCACTACTCTCTTGATGGTATATTTTTGATGCAATGGTTTTAGCACCACAACCATTTGTATAGTGGAACAATTAGGATTGGCAATGATTTTATCTTCCGATGTCAACACATGCGCATTAACTTCCGGCACAATCAATTTTTTTGACGGATCCATCCTCCATGCCGAAGAGTTGTCAATCACTGTCGTTCCATTTTCGGCAAAGCGTGGTGCCCATTCCAACGACACACTGCTTCCGGCCGAAAATAATGCCAACTGCGGTTTTTTCTCAACTGCCTCGTTAAGCGATACAATTTTATATGACCTACCTTTAAAATTTATTTCTTTACCGTATGATTTTTCCGATGCCACCGGAATCAATTCTGTAACGGGGAAGTTTCTTTCCTCCAACACTTTTATCATGGTCTGCCCCACAAGACCGGTAGCACCTACTACTGCAACTTTCATATTTTTTTTTAATTTTGATATTTAAAGCGGCAAATATAATTTAACTATATGAAACTACATCTTTTTGTCATCACGGTTTTTTTCAATTTTATGACTGTTGGTTACAGCCAATTTACAGATAATTTCTCTGACGGTGACTTCACCAATAACCCTCCATGGTTTGGCAACACTGCGGATTTCATTGTCGACAATTTTCAATTACGAAGCAATGGCCCAGCGGTTACTCCCACAACCATTTATCTTTATACAGCTTCAACCAAAGCGACCGATGCACAATGGGAATTTTTTGCCAATCCCAAATGTGCCACATCTTCAGGCAATTATATGGATATTATTTTAATTTCTGATGTCAACGCCCTCAATGGTCCATTCAACGGTTATTTTGTAAGAATTGGCGGCACTCCCGACGAAGTAAGCTTATTTAGAAAAGACGGAACCAACGAAATAAAAATCATCGACGGCACAGACGGGCTCATCGCAAGCTCCTCCAACAATCCTACGAGAGTGAAAGTGACCCGCGACATCTCCAACAATTGGACTCTTGAAGCGGATCCCACAGGCACCGGCAATAACTATCTTTTACAAGGAACCGTGGTGGATGCAACCTACACCACCGGCAATTACTTTGGTGTGAAAGTTACTTACTCTGCATCAAACAATATAAAATATTACTTCGACGACTTTTACGTAGGAAATATAATTTATGATACCAACCCTCCAGTTCCGGTAAATGTGGTCACCATCAATTCCGGACAAATCGATCTGTATTTTGACGAAAATGTAGAATTAAATTCATCGCAAACAACCTCCAATTACTCTATCAATAATGGCATTGGACAACCCGTTTCGGCAGTGCGCGATGCCGTAAATTTTAAATTGGTGCATCTAACACTGGGAGCTTCACTGCAAAATGGCCAAAACTACACTGTAACCATCAACAATGTGCAGGATTTGTCAGGCAATGCAACCTCCAATGCTACCATCGGATTTACTTATTACCAAATTTCACCACCATCTTTCCGGGATGTGGTGATCAATGAACTTATGGCGGACCCTGACCCTGCTGTTGGGCTGCCAAACAAAGAATACGTAGAAATTTTCAATGCCTCAAACAAAAATTTTAATCTCAACGGATGGAAACTCACCGAAGGCACATCCACAGCCACTTTGGGCAACTATTTGCTACTTCCCGGGCAATATCTGATTCTATGTGCTATTGCCGATACAGGACTTTTCTCCTCCTACGGGCAAGTTATGGGCCTTTCTCCTTGGCCTTCACTCAACAATTCCGGTGATAATATCATTCTTTATTCGGATGCATCGGTAAAAATTGATGCTGTTAATTATGATTTAAGCTGGTATAAGAACACTTCAAAAGACGATGGCGGTTGGTCTCTCGAACAAATAAACCCTTTTTTGCCTTGCAGCGGCATTGACAATTGGCAGGCCTCAAACAACACAAACGGTGGCACTCCCGGTCAGGTCAACAGTGTTTTTTCCAATGCCGCCGATACATCCAAACCTTATATGAAAAAAATTCAAATACTCACCCTCAATCAAATTGAGATACAATTTAACGAATCGATGGACAGCTCCTCACTTGCAAATGCAACCATCAATATCTCTCCAAACATAAACATTGCTTCACAAATTGCCGTAGGACCCGAATTCAAAAGCTTAATTGTGAATCTTGCAAGCAATATCGACTCTGCTACTGTCTATTGGTTGAAAATTTCCGGCCCTACTGATTGTTCTGCCAATACCTTACTCATCGATTCCATTCGTTTTGCCATTGGTGTTTCTCCACAACCTTTTGACCTTGTCATCAACGAAATTTTTGCCAATCCAAGCGGAACACCTGCATTGCCCGATGCTGAGTTTGTCGAGCTCTACAATGCAAGCACCAAACCATTGCTCCTTAATGGACTTCGCTTTACAGATGGCACCACTTCAACTTCCATCCCTAACACCAATCTTTTGCCCGGCGATTATCTAATCATTTGCCCTTCTTCTTCTGTTGCTTTATTTCAACCTTTCGGACAAACGTTCGGTTTGAGCAATTGGCCTTCGTTGAACAACTCAGGCGATAAATTGGCCATTTATTTTCCCGGAAAGATTATTCATAGAGTATATTATTCCGATACCTGGCATGAGCCCTCAAAAAAACCGGGCGGTTGGTCCCTCGAACTGAAAGATCCTGCCAACCCCTGTGGCGAAGCCAATAATTGGACAAGCTCGGTAGATCCTGCAGGCGGAACTCCCGGTAAGATTAATTCCGTTTTTCAATCAAATCCTGATATATCCCCTCCTGTCTTATCAAAAGTTTTTGCTTTATCGCAAGATTCGGTTGTCTTAGAATTTAACGAAATAATTGATTCCTTGTCAGCCACACTTGCCAACATCTCCATTAGCGGAAACATCAACATCGCATCCCGTGTTGTTTATTTTCAAAATTCTATGAAAAAACTTTTGTTGAATTTGTCAAACCCATTACAACCCAAAACCGCCTATACCGTCACTGTTGCCGGCGTCAATGATTGCAAAGGAAATTCTGCCTTAACTCAGGCTGAATTTTACTTGTTCGAAAAAAGTGACCCCGGCGATGTCATTATCAACGAAATACTTTTCAATCCTCGTGGCAACGGAAGCGATTATGTAGAAATATACAACAAAAGCGATAAGTATATTAATTTACAAAATTGGTTTCTTGGCACAATAACTGATGAAAAGCCCGCAAGCTTGAAAATTATCAGCACAGAACCTTTGCTTTTCAAACCCAATGCCTTTCTGGTCATCACCAAAGATTCGGCCAATGTGCAAAATGAATATTTCACCCATGCCAAAGGACGTTTTATACAACTCTCCACACTACCAACATATGCAAACGAATCCGGAAATGCAATTGTTTGCAGTCCCGATACTCAAATCATCGACCGTTTTGACTATAACGAAAACATGCATTTTGCCATGCTTAGCTCATTTGACGGCGTGGCTTTGGAAAGAATCCGCTACGAAGCGCCTACACAAGACCCTTCTAATTGGCACAGTGCCGCCGAAAGTGTGGGCTTTGGCACTCCCGGTCTGGAAAATTCTCAACACAATGTAGTCAAAGAAACTACCGACTTCCAACTTGACTTAAACATTTTTTCTCCGGATAACGATGGCTATCAAGACATTGTTACTCTTTATTATCAATTATCCGAACCCGGATATGTGGCCAATGTTTATATTTACAATCACGAAGGCAGGATGATTAAACATTGGGTCAAAAATCAATTGTTGGCTGCCAAAGGATTTTGGACCTGGGACGGCATCGACGACCAACAACAGAAAGCCCCTATGGGCGCTTACATTGTGTTCATAGATGCCTATAATACTCAAGGCAAAGCGATCAAGAAAAAACTAACTTTGGTAGTAGCCGGTAAGTTAAAGTGATTGTTATTGAGATTACATGATGAAATATCAACACATATTGTTTGATTTGGACCGGACATTGTGGGATTTTGAGACAAATTCAAAACTCACAATTTTAGAAATTTTCGATGAATTGCAATTAAACAAATATGCCTGTTTTGAAGAGTTTTATCCGGCATATCTTTCGATAAATCAAAAACTTTGGCAACTATACCGTGAAGGCAAAATTGGCAAGGAGCATCTTCGCACCGAAAGATTCCGGTTGACCCTTGCAAAATTCAAAATTCACAACCCGTCCATGGCTGAAGAATTTGCCGACGAATACATTAAACGTTCGCCAATGAAAACTTCATTGTTGCCCGGCACTTATGAAATCTTGCAATATCTTTCTCATAAGGGCTATTTATTGCACATTGCTACCAATGGTTTCAAAGAAGTGCAATGGATAAAACTAAAAAATTGCAGAATTCATCATTTCTTTCAGCATGTCTTTATTTCCGAAATAATCGGTTACAATAAACCGGATTTGCGTTTTTTCAAATATACGCTCAAACGACTGAATACTCCGGCAGAAAAAATTGTTATGATTGGCGACGACTACGAAGCTGATATCGAAGGATCAAGAAATGCCGGTATCGATCAAATATACTTCAGCCCTCATGACCAACGAAAAGCCACTTACCACATTAGAAATTTATTCGAACTTCAAAAAATACTGTAGTAAAAAATTTGTCTTCAGTCATTTTATTTCTCTTTAATCCTGTTTAATTAAAATGGCATTATTAAAACATCATACCTTCAATAAATACATAATCAAGACAAATAAAAGATGAAGAATAATTTGAAGTTATGGAAAATTTTGATTATTTCAAGGTTAATTTAGTACGTCCTATGTCTACCCCATCGCAATAAATTTCCAAGACATATTCACCCGGCAAAAATTCATAATCATCATTTGGTTTAGCCCAATCTAAGCATGCTTCAGTTTCTTCATTTTGATAATTAATGGATTTTCGATCGCTAAAAATTCCTTTAACTCCATTAAATGTAAACAAATTTGACTCATCATTTTGATAAGGAAGCACCTTTCCGTCCGGTGTCAAAATTCTTAAATAAAGATATTTCGTCCCGGGTTCGGTTACTTTATTTTCTGCAATGGTAAAACAAACACGAATTTTATCAATACGTTTGGCACGGTTTAGTTCTTTTCCGGTATTGTCATTCTTAACTTTTACACCAAATGCCTTAATATTGACGGCTTTTAAATAGGAAGCTACCGTAACTTTTTGAGATAGCTCTTCTTTCGTTTTTTCAAGCATTTGACTTTTTGATTTTTCTTGTTCGAGTGCTTGACTAACCATTTCTTTTTCTTCTTTCAATTTTTTATTGACCGTGTTTAGCGAATCTATGGTTCTGACATATCCTTGCATGATTCGTCTCAAAGTTTCAGTTTCTTTCTTAAGTTTAGCAATGATATAAGCGTCGTTTTTGTGTTTTTCGGCTTGTTTCAGCAACTCTTCAATTTTTTGTTTTTGTTCTTCCAATTGTGCTTGCATCTGTGCGTTATCAGTTTTCAGGTTTTCATATTGTTGCAACATTTCTTTCAATTCTGCCTCAACTTCTTCTTTTTCCCTGGTTAGATCCACATTTTCTGAAACAACAACTTGAATCTGCTTGTTTTGATTGAATAGAAACCATGCTTCAACTATGGCAAGCCCGGCAAACAACAACGCGAGTATCAACCATACCGGTTGTCCGGATTTTTTTACATTTTTGGAATCCTGATTTGAGTTTCCGGGATTTTTTTCGGGATTTTCCATAAAAATTTACTTTTTGTTTTGCAAAAATATAAGGAAATTTAAAATCAACTCTAAATGTAACAAAAAACTTAAGATTTTATTTGTAAAATCTTGCAAAAACTCCCAAAGGAAGAATTTTGCCAAATGCATCTTTTAAACCCAATTCGCCCCATTCATAGTTTTCTGCGTGTCCGGCTTTTTCTTTCACCAGATTATGTAAAATCACCGATGAAAAGCCCAACGAATAAGTGTTAATTATAAAAAAATGCTCTGTCCGGATGCAACAAATCAAAAGTAATGTCCAACAAATCTCTCAAATCGCGTTCCAACTTCCATGTTTCACCTTTGGGGCCATGTCCAAATGCAGGGGGATCCATGATAATACCATTAAACTTT encodes:
- a CDS encoding phosphoesterase — its product is MKKIFLLSDTHGFIDPHFIKHMQSADEIWHAGDIGNAGILDQLNKIKPVRAVYGNIDGNDVRKLCKEYEFIELDGFSFLLIHIAGTFGKYNNKTQTLIKQYKPQALICGHSHILKVAYDKKFDLLYINPGAAGNYGFHKQKTALTFTCHDGKITNLSIIEINRQC
- the asd gene encoding aspartate-semialdehyde dehydrogenase, with the translated sequence MKVAVVGATGLVGQTMIKVLEERNFPVTELIPVASEKSYGKEINFKGRSYKIVSLNEAVEKKPQLALFSAGSSVSLEWAPRFAENGTTVIDNSSAWRMDPSKKLIVPEVNAHVLTSEDKIIANPNCSTIQMVVVLKPLHQKYTIKRVVVSTYQSVTGTGKNAVDQLMNERSGKKGEMAYPYPIDLNLLPHIDVFMDNGYTKEEMKMVNETKKIMGDDSIAVTATAVRVPVIGGHSESVNITFEKDFHLEEIYEILKNTPGVVVKDQPEMNVYPMPLYSKDKDEVFVGRIRRDYSWPNSLNLWIVADNLRKGAATNAIQIAEYLIANKLI
- a CDS encoding noncanonical pyrimidine nucleotidase, YjjG family protein, which produces MMKYQHILFDLDRTLWDFETNSKLTILEIFDELQLNKYACFEEFYPAYLSINQKLWQLYREGKIGKEHLRTERFRLTLAKFKIHNPSMAEEFADEYIKRSPMKTSLLPGTYEILQYLSHKGYLLHIATNGFKEVQWIKLKNCRIHHFFQHVFISEIIGYNKPDLRFFKYTLKRLNTPAEKIVMIGDDYEADIEGSRNAGIDQIYFSPHDQRKATYHIRNLFELQKIL